A part of Catenulispora sp. MAP5-51 genomic DNA contains:
- a CDS encoding DUF2142 domain-containing protein, with translation MRHRLVAGIAPDTWTPRRVWITAFLAFLALAAAWALASPLTSVPDEPWHMVKAAATVRGQLHGTPITVTTHNGRVTNEVPMTGYRLPTAYSFLTNLHECYFNNPHVTAACSRHLGALPGTALAGTTAGSNNPLYYLAVGWPSLLSGGPLGMYGMRLVSAALSSAMLASAVVTAFGWSRRRRYPMAAVLAAATPMVLFLNGSVNPNSLEASSALLLWTAVLSLLTDPRPELVPRLLTRAGLATIALVSVRQLGPAWALVIIVCAALAGHRGALRAVLRRPAVWLWTAVVGVVGLGSIAWTAKFNVLGTGTAAAHPELTFRVAAEHTFGLSVEYLRQMVGFFGWLDVRAPYNLAELWFLPVLALIAGAVASGRLREIAALAVLAGSVIFIPVLAQGRQAASLDYIWQGRYLLAVAVGLPLLAAAILAKREPRWARVRGAVARLPLAVTASTLVLGFLMFYTTLRRYAVGATGTLLPLHPGWSPPGTIAGVVLLYLVGAGLAALVVLKSRAPYPAEVSAGSGGGVPAADRTVVTVPVPAGVNGTGHSTNGANGTNGTNGKARQRSANGSRKSIASARTATSDSNPDSNPDTDSDSDSAEDRGPAVTSAS, from the coding sequence ATGCGGCATCGGTTGGTCGCGGGCATCGCCCCCGACACCTGGACCCCGCGCCGCGTCTGGATCACCGCGTTCCTCGCCTTCCTCGCCCTGGCCGCCGCCTGGGCCCTGGCCTCCCCGCTGACCTCCGTCCCCGACGAGCCCTGGCACATGGTCAAGGCGGCCGCCACGGTCCGCGGCCAGCTGCACGGCACGCCGATCACGGTCACCACGCACAACGGCCGCGTCACCAACGAAGTCCCGATGACCGGCTACCGCCTGCCGACCGCGTACTCGTTCCTGACGAACCTGCACGAGTGCTACTTCAACAACCCCCATGTCACCGCCGCCTGCTCCCGGCATCTGGGCGCGCTGCCCGGCACCGCCCTGGCCGGCACCACCGCCGGGTCCAACAACCCCCTGTACTACCTCGCGGTCGGCTGGCCGAGCCTGCTGTCCGGGGGCCCGCTGGGGATGTACGGCATGCGCCTGGTCTCGGCCGCGCTGAGCTCGGCGATGCTGGCCAGCGCGGTGGTCACCGCCTTCGGGTGGAGCCGGCGCCGGCGCTACCCGATGGCCGCGGTGCTGGCCGCCGCGACCCCGATGGTGCTGTTCCTCAACGGTTCGGTGAACCCGAACTCGCTGGAGGCCAGCTCGGCCCTGCTGCTGTGGACCGCCGTCCTCAGCCTGCTGACGGACCCCCGGCCCGAGCTGGTGCCCCGGCTGCTCACCCGGGCCGGCCTGGCGACCATCGCGCTGGTGTCGGTCCGGCAACTGGGTCCGGCGTGGGCCCTGGTGATCATCGTCTGCGCGGCGCTGGCCGGCCACCGCGGCGCGCTGCGCGCCGTGCTGCGGCGGCCCGCGGTGTGGCTGTGGACGGCCGTGGTCGGGGTGGTGGGCCTGGGCTCGATCGCCTGGACCGCCAAGTTCAACGTCCTGGGCACCGGCACCGCGGCGGCCCACCCGGAGCTGACCTTCCGGGTCGCGGCCGAGCACACCTTCGGGCTGAGCGTGGAGTACCTGCGGCAGATGGTCGGCTTCTTCGGCTGGCTGGACGTGCGCGCGCCGTACAACCTGGCCGAGCTGTGGTTCCTCCCGGTCCTGGCGCTGATCGCGGGCGCGGTGGCCTCGGGGCGGCTGCGCGAGATCGCGGCGCTGGCGGTGCTGGCCGGCTCGGTGATCTTCATCCCGGTGCTGGCCCAGGGCCGCCAGGCGGCCAGCCTGGACTACATCTGGCAGGGCCGCTACCTGCTGGCGGTGGCCGTCGGCCTGCCGCTGCTGGCCGCGGCGATACTGGCCAAGCGCGAGCCCCGGTGGGCGCGGGTGCGCGGCGCCGTGGCCCGGCTGCCGCTGGCGGTGACGGCCTCGACGCTGGTCCTCGGCTTCCTGATGTTCTATACGACGCTGCGCCGCTACGCCGTCGGCGCGACCGGCACACTGCTTCCGCTGCACCCGGGATGGAGCCCGCCGGGCACGATCGCCGGCGTGGTGCTGCTGTACCTGGTGGGCGCCGGTCTGGCCGCGCTGGTGGTGCTCAAGAGCCGGGCGCCGTACCCGGCCGAGGTGAGCGCGGGTTCCGGCGGGGGTGTCCCGGCGGCGGACAGGACCGTCGTCACCGTGCCCGTTCCGGCGGGGGTCAACGGGACCGGCCACAGCACGAACGGTGCGAACGGCACGAACGGGACCAACGGCAAGGCCAGGCAGCGCTCGGCGAACGGATCGCGCAAGAGCATCGCGTCGGCCCGGACCGCGACCTCGGACTCGAACCCGGACTCGAACCCGGACACGGACTCGGACTCGGACTCGGCGGAGGACCGCGGCCCGGCGGTCACCTCAGCTTCCTGA
- a CDS encoding glycosyltransferase family 2 protein, producing the protein MPTIAAVATAFHPDERLTAVVEAALKSCERVVVVDNTPGDGPFLTDALRDRAGVTVLRDGRNRGLAGALNSGVDTLLAVDDGEQPDLLLFLDQDSVLGEDLVLGLAEHLTDPAVGIAAPAAWDERQGRYYEPGTDKGPDVADRDTVITSGMLVRRDVLTEVGRFRTEFFVDHVDNDFCLRVRAAGYRVLRDKRQKLAHSLGQRNQHKLPGVSVSSSRHPTWRLYWIARNGTVLMREHRKDAPVWTRGTAAYLVWWFGLRTAIEAPRGPRAMAMLRGFRDGFRGKTSRRYLPPGAAL; encoded by the coding sequence ATGCCGACGATCGCCGCGGTCGCCACCGCCTTCCATCCCGACGAGCGCCTCACGGCCGTCGTGGAGGCGGCGCTGAAGAGCTGCGAGCGGGTCGTCGTGGTGGACAACACCCCCGGCGACGGACCGTTCCTGACCGACGCGCTGCGTGACCGCGCCGGGGTGACCGTGCTGCGCGACGGCCGGAACCGCGGCCTGGCCGGGGCGCTCAACAGCGGCGTGGACACCCTGCTCGCCGTGGACGACGGCGAGCAGCCCGACCTGCTGCTGTTCCTCGACCAGGACTCGGTCCTGGGCGAGGACCTGGTGCTCGGCCTGGCCGAGCACCTGACCGATCCGGCGGTCGGCATCGCGGCCCCGGCGGCCTGGGACGAGCGGCAGGGGCGCTACTACGAGCCGGGCACGGACAAGGGCCCGGACGTCGCCGACCGGGACACGGTCATCACCTCCGGCATGCTGGTCCGGCGCGACGTGCTCACCGAGGTGGGCCGGTTCCGCACCGAGTTCTTCGTGGACCACGTCGACAACGACTTCTGCCTGCGCGTGCGCGCCGCCGGCTACCGCGTGCTGCGCGACAAGCGCCAGAAGCTGGCGCACAGCCTGGGGCAGCGCAACCAGCACAAGCTCCCCGGGGTATCGGTGTCCTCCTCGCGGCACCCCACCTGGCGCCTGTACTGGATCGCCCGCAACGGCACGGTCCTGATGCGCGAGCACCGCAAGGACGCGCCGGTGTGGACCCGCGGCACCGCGGCGTACCTGGTGTGGTGGTTCGGGCTCCGCACGGCGATCGAGGCCCCGCGCGGGCCGCGCGCCATGGCGATGCTGCGGGGGTTCCGGGACGGGTTCCGGGGAAAGACGTCCCGGCGCTATCTGCCGCCCGGAGCGGCGCTGTAG
- a CDS encoding glycosyltransferase, giving the protein MRIAAVVTAYHPDERLLAVVDSVQESCAEIVVVDNTPEGAASVAEKIEDTTVVTVLRSGVNRGLSHALNLGVSRLSASVEAVIFLDQDSVLAPDVVPRLAEHFKDPTIGVATPAPWDPVHERFYETFSGRHEDVADRAISITSGMLIRRDLLARVGEFREDFFVDYADLEYSLRVRRAGARIVQDKRLKLPHSIGERRTHAFFGMRVPVTHKAAWRDYWQLRNGLITVREQGRFSPAWAVTAVLYLGRAAVQAVLFEDDRRAHAGAVARGLRDGVTQKYSLRYLPKGAELTVDPERRQRKN; this is encoded by the coding sequence GTGAGAATCGCCGCCGTAGTAACGGCCTACCACCCGGACGAACGGCTGCTGGCCGTCGTCGACTCCGTGCAGGAGTCCTGCGCCGAGATCGTGGTCGTGGACAACACCCCGGAGGGGGCCGCCTCGGTCGCGGAGAAGATCGAGGACACCACCGTAGTCACGGTTCTGCGCTCCGGTGTGAACCGTGGACTGTCGCACGCGCTGAACCTCGGCGTCTCCCGCCTGTCGGCGTCCGTCGAGGCGGTCATCTTCCTGGACCAGGACTCGGTCCTGGCCCCGGACGTGGTCCCCCGCCTGGCAGAGCACTTCAAGGACCCGACCATCGGCGTCGCGACGCCGGCCCCCTGGGACCCGGTCCACGAGCGCTTCTACGAGACCTTCTCCGGCCGCCACGAGGACGTCGCGGACCGCGCCATCTCCATCACCTCCGGCATGCTGATCCGCCGCGACCTGCTGGCCCGCGTCGGCGAGTTCCGCGAGGACTTCTTCGTCGACTACGCGGACCTCGAGTACTCCCTGCGGGTCCGCCGGGCCGGCGCCCGCATCGTCCAGGACAAGCGCCTGAAGCTGCCGCACTCCATCGGCGAACGCCGCACCCACGCCTTCTTCGGGATGAGGGTCCCCGTCACCCATAAGGCCGCCTGGCGCGACTACTGGCAGCTGCGCAACGGCCTGATCACGGTCCGCGAACAGGGTCGCTTCTCCCCGGCGTGGGCCGTGACGGCGGTGCTGTACCTGGGGCGCGCGGCGGTCCAGGCGGTGCTGTTCGAGGACGACCGGCGCGCGCACGCCGGCGCGGTGGCGCGCGGGCTGCGCGACGGGGTGACGCAGAAGTACAGCTTGCGGTATCTGCCGAAGGGGGCGGAGCTGACGGTGGATCCAGAGCGGCGTCAGCGGAAGAACTGA
- a CDS encoding glycosyltransferase family 2 protein, with protein sequence MTTIDIMLPYYGDVALMQTAVRSVIAQSDPDWRLTVVDDGTEPGVPEWFAALDDPRVRYQRNAQNLGVTGNFNKCLDLAEAEYMVMMGTDDVMLPGYVAQIRRIVKEYPGVGIIQPGVEVIDSAGQVVNTIADQAKARIYLPRFTGTVLMGGEALAASLLRGCWFYFPSLCWRTEAIKKAGFRPDLDIIQDLAIVVDMIEAGATMALSDDLAFQYRRHDASVSSAEAVAGKRFAEARRYFAGAAVQMDALGWPKAARAARRYTASRLHAVTLMPSALKARSVPGVKNLARHAFLPAPRPEQPGRPVKR encoded by the coding sequence ATGACGACCATCGACATCATGCTGCCGTACTACGGCGACGTGGCCCTGATGCAGACCGCGGTGCGCAGCGTCATCGCGCAGTCCGACCCGGACTGGCGCCTGACGGTCGTCGACGACGGCACCGAGCCCGGCGTCCCGGAATGGTTCGCGGCCCTGGACGACCCGCGCGTGCGCTACCAGCGCAACGCGCAGAACCTCGGCGTCACCGGCAACTTCAACAAGTGCCTGGACCTGGCCGAGGCCGAGTACATGGTGATGATGGGCACCGACGACGTCATGCTCCCCGGCTACGTCGCGCAGATCCGGCGCATCGTCAAGGAGTACCCGGGCGTGGGCATCATCCAGCCCGGCGTCGAGGTCATCGACAGCGCCGGGCAGGTCGTGAACACCATCGCCGACCAGGCCAAGGCCCGCATCTACCTGCCCCGCTTCACCGGCACGGTCCTGATGGGCGGCGAGGCCCTGGCGGCGAGCCTGCTGCGCGGCTGCTGGTTCTACTTCCCCTCGCTGTGCTGGCGCACCGAGGCGATCAAGAAGGCCGGCTTCCGCCCCGACCTGGACATCATCCAGGACCTGGCGATCGTCGTCGACATGATCGAGGCCGGCGCGACCATGGCCCTGTCCGACGACCTGGCCTTCCAGTACCGCCGCCACGACGCGAGCGTCAGCTCGGCCGAGGCCGTGGCCGGCAAGCGCTTCGCCGAGGCCCGCCGCTACTTCGCCGGCGCCGCCGTGCAGATGGACGCCCTGGGCTGGCCCAAGGCGGCGAGGGCGGCCCGCCGCTACACGGCCTCGCGCCTGCACGCGGTGACCCTGATGCCGTCGGCGTTGAAGGCGCGCTCGGTCCCTGGCGTGAAGAACCTGGCCCGCCACGCATTCCTGCCCGCACCGCGACCGGAGCAGCCCGGCCGGCCCGTGAAGCGCTGA
- a CDS encoding glycosyltransferase family 2 protein, with protein MDVDKRVLIIIPAWNEAGSIADVIAEARDVLPAYDVLVVNDGSTDDTERVALACGARVVSLPYNLGVGGAMRLGYRYADENDYDIAIQLDADGQHDPRYVPKLIDGLGEARLVLGARFAGEGDYQVRGPRRWAMTLLSRVLSRMAKTKLDDTTSGFRACDREIIKLFAQWYPVEYLGDTVETLVHVIRLGHPVSQVPVAMRQRAAGTPSNSPVKAAVYLGRALITLLLAINRR; from the coding sequence ATGGACGTCGACAAGCGCGTCCTGATCATCATCCCGGCGTGGAACGAGGCCGGCTCGATAGCGGACGTCATCGCCGAGGCCCGCGACGTGCTCCCGGCCTACGACGTGCTGGTCGTCAACGACGGCTCCACCGACGACACCGAGCGCGTGGCCCTGGCCTGCGGCGCCCGCGTCGTCTCGCTGCCGTACAACCTGGGCGTCGGCGGCGCCATGCGCCTGGGCTACCGCTACGCCGACGAGAACGACTACGACATCGCGATCCAGCTCGACGCCGACGGCCAGCACGACCCGCGCTACGTTCCCAAGCTCATCGACGGGCTGGGCGAGGCCCGGCTGGTCCTGGGCGCCCGCTTCGCCGGCGAGGGCGACTACCAGGTGCGCGGACCGCGCCGCTGGGCCATGACGCTGCTGTCCCGGGTCCTGTCCCGGATGGCGAAGACCAAGCTGGACGACACCACCTCGGGCTTCCGCGCCTGCGACCGCGAGATCATCAAGCTGTTCGCGCAGTGGTACCCGGTCGAGTACCTGGGCGACACCGTCGAGACCCTGGTCCACGTCATCCGCCTGGGCCACCCGGTCAGCCAGGTGCCGGTGGCGATGCGGCAGCGTGCCGCCGGCACACCCAGCAACTCGCCGGTCAAGGCGGCGGTGTACCTGGGGCGCGCGCTGATCACGCTGCTGCTGGCGATCAACCGCCGATGA
- a CDS encoding DUF2304 domain-containing protein — protein sequence MKLAIMTGVVALLLLALIFELLRRRQLREKYAVLWLVVGLVTLPLGFIPWSLDNVSSWLGVASGASLVLFLAVVFLLIVCIHLSWEASRLEDETRSLAEEVALIRADLREVKEKHAELEAEVEDARAHRAGGANGRTVGIVTQRDGKAVVGER from the coding sequence ATGAAGCTGGCCATAATGACCGGTGTCGTGGCGCTCCTGCTGCTGGCACTGATCTTCGAGTTGCTCCGCCGCCGCCAGCTGCGCGAGAAGTACGCCGTGCTGTGGCTGGTCGTCGGGCTCGTCACGCTGCCGCTGGGCTTCATCCCGTGGTCGCTGGACAACGTCTCCAGCTGGCTGGGCGTGGCCAGCGGCGCGAGCCTGGTGCTGTTCCTGGCCGTGGTGTTCCTGCTGATCGTGTGCATCCACCTGAGCTGGGAGGCCTCGCGACTGGAGGACGAGACCCGGTCGCTGGCCGAGGAAGTCGCGCTGATCCGGGCCGACCTGCGCGAGGTGAAGGAGAAGCACGCCGAGCTGGAGGCCGAGGTCGAGGACGCGCGGGCGCACCGGGCCGGCGGGGCGAACGGTCGCACCGTCGGGATCGTGACCCAGCGGGACGGGAAGGCGGTCGTCGGTGAACGCTGA
- a CDS encoding glycosyltransferase, with amino-acid sequence MRVAAVFTAYHPDERLAAAVEAALRSCTSVIIVDNTPAGPGGAAPDSSAPALAGPRVTVVDHGRNVGLGAALNIAVRELPADTEAVLFLDQDSELPPEIVPGLVADLGDPAVGIAAPSPWDPKHQRYYCSDARRNESVSDEEAVITSGMLVRREVLEKVPFNEDMFLDWVDVAFCLDVRRAGWGIVIDWRLRLPHEIGACEVHTKFGRTVHYSHYPAWRLYWIGRNVSILHRGHFASRPRALASTLIFMGERFTNTLLFEPKRRTHIPALLRGFRDGLRERVDPRYLPAGAEHPAVRR; translated from the coding sequence ATGCGCGTGGCCGCTGTCTTCACCGCCTACCACCCCGACGAGCGCCTGGCCGCGGCGGTCGAGGCGGCGCTGCGCAGCTGCACCTCGGTGATCATCGTCGACAACACCCCGGCCGGGCCCGGTGGCGCGGCCCCGGACTCGAGCGCTCCGGCGCTGGCCGGGCCGCGGGTCACGGTCGTCGACCACGGCCGCAACGTGGGGCTGGGCGCGGCGCTCAACATCGCGGTGCGGGAGCTGCCCGCGGACACCGAGGCCGTCCTTTTCCTGGACCAGGACTCCGAGCTGCCGCCGGAGATCGTGCCGGGGCTGGTCGCCGATCTCGGCGATCCGGCCGTGGGCATCGCGGCGCCGAGCCCGTGGGATCCCAAGCACCAGCGCTACTACTGCTCGGATGCCCGCCGGAACGAATCCGTGTCCGACGAAGAGGCGGTCATCACCTCGGGGATGCTGGTGCGGCGCGAAGTCCTGGAGAAGGTGCCCTTCAACGAGGACATGTTCCTGGACTGGGTCGACGTCGCGTTCTGTCTGGACGTGCGGCGGGCCGGCTGGGGCATCGTCATCGACTGGCGCCTGCGGCTGCCGCACGAGATCGGCGCCTGCGAGGTGCACACCAAGTTCGGCCGGACCGTGCACTACAGCCACTACCCCGCGTGGCGGCTCTACTGGATCGGCCGTAATGTCTCGATCCTGCACCGGGGCCACTTCGCGAGTCGTCCCCGTGCTCTGGCCTCAACACTGATCTTCATGGGCGAGCGCTTCACCAACACCCTGCTGTTCGAGCCGAAGCGCCGGACCCACATCCCGGCCCTGCTGCGCGGGTTCCGCGACGGCCTGCGGGAACGCGTCGACCCCCGCTACCTGCCCGCGGGGGCCGAGCATCCGGCGGTACGGCGCTAG
- a CDS encoding HdeD family acid-resistance protein — protein sequence MTDMHEGDARGPGPEDFGSPRGRGADPEEFGSPLRMLGQAAWQALMIMGLAAIAIGVCAVVWPGRTLLVIGVLFGIYLLISGVMEIIAAFGDHISAGMRVLNVIVGALSILLGLFCFRNSLHNSVLLLSLWIGIGFLMWGIATIATAASAPSGVAGRGWAFFAGFMTLLGGIIIISWPIGSIVTLAVFTGIWLIVVGLIEVIHAFSLRSRVKHAGAGPAGRHATV from the coding sequence GAGGGTGACGCCCGCGGCCCCGGCCCCGAGGACTTCGGGAGCCCGCGGGGCCGCGGCGCCGACCCTGAGGAGTTCGGGAGCCCGCTGCGGATGCTCGGGCAGGCCGCCTGGCAGGCGCTGATGATCATGGGGCTGGCCGCGATCGCCATCGGCGTGTGCGCCGTGGTCTGGCCGGGCCGGACCCTGCTGGTGATCGGCGTGCTGTTCGGGATCTACCTGCTGATCAGCGGGGTCATGGAGATCATCGCGGCGTTCGGCGACCACATCAGCGCCGGCATGCGGGTGCTGAACGTGATCGTCGGCGCGCTGTCGATCCTGCTGGGCCTGTTCTGCTTCCGGAACTCGCTGCACAACTCCGTGCTGCTGCTCAGCCTCTGGATCGGCATCGGCTTCCTGATGTGGGGCATCGCCACCATCGCCACCGCCGCCTCGGCCCCGTCCGGGGTGGCGGGCCGGGGCTGGGCTTTCTTCGCCGGCTTCATGACCCTGCTCGGCGGGATCATCATCATCTCCTGGCCGATCGGGTCCATCGTCACCCTGGCGGTCTTCACCGGGATCTGGCTGATCGTGGTCGGGCTGATCGAGGTGATCCACGCCTTCAGCCTGCGGAGCAGGGTCAAGCACGCGGGGGCCGGCCCCGCGGGCCGGCACGCCACGGTCTAG